From the Scomber scombrus chromosome 22, fScoSco1.1, whole genome shotgun sequence genome, the window GCTGGTTCTATGTGGTACTATTTACACTGCATACCTGTATCACTATTGGCCTCTCttcaatcaattaatttaatgaCTTATTACCAGGAATTTCAGTGTatagagaacaaaaacaacatgaaacacGAGCTGGAGCGAACGACTCATATAAAGTGTTCATCATGTCAGAGACTGTTAATTTATCTCCACTGACAGAGAagctaaataaaatatgaagcgGTACACTGATCAAACATTTAGTGTCCTTGTTTGTCACATAACAGATGCTGCATTCAGCCTTTCTTAAGTTAATGTCACACTAAGGGAGATTCCTTCATTAAGTTATCCGTAGCATTATTCATACTGCATATTCTATCTCTGTAAGCAGCTCGTTAatcaattaaccaattaatTTAATGACTCACAACCATGAATTACATAGCGTGGAGAAGAGAAACCAACATTAAACAAAATCATACTATGAAAATGGCAACGGAAGTAACGATAGAAACAGGATATCTGCACATTTAAGTACaaatttaattacttttaagacctttttaatatATCTAAGTTGGTACTCAATGCAGTAAAGTGTAACATGTGAATGTTGTActcataatatattatgagacaTAATAAAGCAAAAGctggattttactgttgtagtgggttgaacTGGAGCTGCTACTAaggattattttaattatagtgattattttatactttaattaataagttgattggttgatttatgtaaaataatgataaataacataaactgaacaaatataattacacttaaatcaaatttaaagccTTAAGTCCAACAATTCCacatattttaagacatttttagactttGAATATCAACTGAATTCAAAACGTTTTAAGGATCTGTGGAGACCcggtgagtgtgtgagtgagagagacaaagagaaagagacagagacacagagagagagagagagagagacggagagagagagagacagagagagacagagagagagacagagagagagagagaaagagagagacagagagagagagacaaagaaagagacagagagagagagagacaaaggagagagaaagagacagagagagagagagagagaatgagagagagacaaaggagagagaaagagagagaatgagagagagagaaagaaagagacagagagagagagagacaaaggagagagaatgagagagagagagagagagaaagagagagagagagagagaaagaaagagagacagagagagaatgggagagagacaaaggagagagaaagagagagaatgagagagagagagacaaaggagagagagaaagaaagagacagagagagagagacaaaggagagagaaagagagagaatgagagagagacagtgagagagaaagagacagagagagagagagaaagagacagagagagagagacaaaggagagagagatagagagaatgagagagagacaaaggagagagaaagagagagacagagagagagagagacaaaggagagaaaaagagagaatgagagagagagagagacaaaggagagagaaagagagagacagagagagagagagacaaaggagagagaaagagagagaatgagagagaaagacaaaggagagagaatgagagagagagagagagaaagagagacagagagaggagagagagagaggagagagtgtgtgtgtgtgtgtgtgtgtgtgtgtgttcgtaccTCCTCCGTAGACGGTGCGTGGCTCCTTCACCGTCTgagccaacacacacagagcgtcgTGCAGCGAGCGCTCGGCCTCGTCCAGGATCTGCTGAGTCGCTCCTCGCAGGACGATGGTGCACGCCTCACCTGAGGGAAGGAaccaggggtcaaaggtcaaagctGGGCGACGTATCGACGTTATATATCGATGTCGTGATAGTGTGATACAGTCtaagtgttgttttttactgGTGACGTCATTATGTGACTGTTATAGCTGCTGTATCGTTTatctttatccacttagtcattatagtcacattactgatgattattgatcatAAACTCAGTGAGTAAACATTATAAACGCTCCTTTATAAACTACAACAGTCCTGCAGCAGTGCGGCAATatcaatatcgaggtatttAGTCAAGAATAGCTCAATATTTGATTTTACTCTCTGGCTCGACCTTTGACTAGTCatacgtgtgtttgtgtatgtgtgtgtttatgtgtgtgtgtgtgcttatgtgtgtgtttatgtgtgtgcgtacCCATGGCGACTCCAGAGAAGTGGAGGAGTGTGTCCTCTCCGATCATCACCTCCTCGATCAGCTTGCAGTGGCCGAGCTTCACCAGCTCAGGGTGTTCGAAGGTGGAGGTGATCTCTCCtcctaaaaacacacagagttaGTTAATGAATATTTATACCGTACTCTTTACATTTAAGTATATTTAAGAGTCATTTATATATTAACCAATCAACAGATCGACTGATTTGATGATGTAACCTGTGTAGACTGACTCTGAGGTTTCAGCACTTTGAAACAGAAGAGTTGTAAATATTTGGTGACATTAATAACTgaattttattaaatgtttgggACTTTTCATGTGACTGCGTTTCATTATGGTACCTGTTTGAATTTCATAATAATGATGCTAATTAACTTAATTAACAAGACacttcacataaaaacaaaacacattttagttcacatttatgtTCGTGTATATAATctgatttttatgaaaaactactggttacaccaatgggacactgggttgcatcacgtcattgacccttataaatatataaaaaaataacctATTAAAAGGAAGTATTATATAAGATACTCAAAAGACACCTGACGACACATAAtgagtagaaaaagaaaagtcctgCGTCTGTGTTCatgaaaacagataaaaatcaAATTCAGCTTCTATTTAAATTCTTTAATGAGTGAAGTGAAGAAAGTGGCTGAATTacatgaggtgtgtgtgtgtgtgtgtgtgtgtgtgtgtgtgtgtgtgtgtgtgttcgtaccAGTGACCAGAGCGAGCCGCTCAACGCCGGCGAAGTCGGCGTGCTCGATGGCCATGACGCCGGCCTGAGCGAACAGCTGCTCGGGGTAATTATAGATCAGCTGTCTGTGAAGAAAGAAACGAGTTCAGACgacaaagcagaaaaaaacaacaaacacactgatctgtagctgtgtgtgttttagtgtattagtgtgtgtttgtgtgtgtttgtatgtgtgtgtatgtttatgtgtatttgtgtgtaattttgtatgtgtatatttgtgtatgtatgtgtgtattagtgtgtggtgtgtgtatgtgtttgtgtgtatgtgtgtatgtatatgtttgtgtgcatatgtgtgtatgtatatatgtgtgtgtttgtgtatatgtgtgtgtgtatatgtgtgtgtgtatatgtgtgtgtgcatatgtgtgtgtgtgtgtatatgtgtgtgtgtatttgtgtgtatatgtgtgtatgagtgtatatatgtgtgtatttgtgtgtatatatgtgtgtatttgtgtgtgtgtgtgtgtatgtgtgtatatgtgtgtatatgtatatatgtgtgtgtgtgtgtatatgtgtgtgtgtgtgtatgtgtgtgtgtatatatgtgtgtgtgtatgtgtgtgtgtatatatgtgtgtatatatatgtgtgtgtatatgtgtgtgtgtgtatatgtatgtgtgtgtgtatatatgtgtgtatatatatgtgtgtgtatatgtgtgtgtgtgtatatgtgtgtgtgtatgtgtatatatgtgtgtgtgtatatatgtgtgtgtgtatatatatgtgtgtgtatatgtgtgtgtatatttgtgtgtgtgtatatatatgtgtgtgtgtatatatttgtgtgtgtgtgtatatgtatttgtgtgtgtgtatatgtgtgtgtgtatgtgtgtgtgtatatttgtgtgtatatatatgtgtgtgtatatatgtgtgtgtgtatatgtatgtgtgtgtgtatatgtgtgtgtgtatatgtatgtgtgtgtgtatatgtatgtgtgtgtatatgtgtgtatatatatgtgtgtgtttacctgttgaTGAAACAGTTGATTCCGTGCTTCAGGATGCGTTCCACcttttccttcatcttctctttctctgcgaGTTCGATCTCTGCGACCTTCGCCGTCGAGTCGACGCGAACCCTGGACCCGAAGATCTGAGACGGAAAACGCAGAATAAAACCTTCAGTCAGCAGCTTAAGAGCCTCGTCCAGTtatgaaaataaagttaaattaacaTAAAGGATGATTtctaatttagattttttagaATGAGCTTGATTTTATTCTCATTAATGGTGTTAAGACCGTTAAGAACAGCAGATGTGGCATTAAGGTGTTAATTATCTGAACATCTGCATATGGATAAATTATATTTCTTCCCCTATCTCAATAAgactaaatgtttaaatataaccAGCTTCAAACTTCTCCCGCATAAATTAATTTTTCCTTTCGCAATTGTCGCTCGGCTTTTGtccccatatatatatatatatatatatatatatatggggaTGTGACAAAAACCAGGAGAAAGAGTCCTCCGAACATCCTAAAATAAAGTATCCGGATACTTTCCTTGTTTTGTGAATGAAGTGGAACAATTTGTGCTTGACCATAGTCTAGACTGAACTGTCATTTGAAAtatataacccccccccccccccccccccaatagtCCTGTAGTTTTGGAAAGTAACCCCAACCAACAGACCAAACTATCTCCCTGAAACTTAATTTAGATCCTGAAAGTTTCCTCAAAGGTTCTTTGTTCCTGTGGTTGAAACACGACGATGGAACCAATATAACCTacctattattatattatattatattatattatatatcttcTAATACctgaattcagtgtttttaagacttttaactCTTGTACCTCACTGAGGACATTtgtggcttttcttttttttttttattgtcttgatAATTTTGGGTTCTTGCATATGGCGTCAAAATCTCAAgtgaaaagccaaaaatgtcctgAGTGAGTCACGAAGGGTTAAAGACCTGACGAGACCCTGTAAGTGAAGTGTTGgtacagtgtgtgagtgtgtgtgtgtgtgtgtgtgtgtgtatttttgtgtttgtgtaccttGATCTTGTCGGTGTCCATGCCGGTGTTGGCGATCAGGATGTTGGCGTTCTCCATCCTCTTTGGCTGGTTCACTCCGATCTTCTTGTCCAACAGGAAACCtgaaaagtttatatttttatttagcttttcagtttgtttgttttttttgtatttcagtttagttttagtgagtttaacaagtgatgaagtagtttaaatttagtttttttaggtattaggaggaaagcctggatcaggatgaaataatgctgacactgaggtaaggtttaggggggggggggggggggggggagcgaTGTCGTCACCTTCGTCCAGGTAGGAGTCGGTGAGGCTTCCTCCGAGCTTCTTGATGATGTGAATGGCCTCCAGGTTTCCGGAGCCTTTCAGCCTCATGACGGCGTCGACGGCCAGCTGGGCGAAGTGAGCTTTGTGGTGAGTGAGCAGCTTGGAGGACAGAGTGGTGCGGGAGATGTTCAGCAGGTCCTCCTTGAAACGCTCTGGGTCGTTGCTATGGAGACGGGGAGGAATGAcgaggcagagagagacagatttgAGTAAATTAAGTGATGTTTTGGTGTTCGAgtgttgattttttaatttaatgagtGAATATTTTGTCGACTGCTGCTTTATTAATTTCatagtatgattttttttaactgaagaggctttttaaccctttacatgctgttcatattcttactcataattagtctctacaccacattcacattcataaatcctcCCATCAGACAttaataaaggaaggaaagttgtatggaaggaaggaaggaatgaaggaaggaaagatggaagggagggaggaaggaaggaaagatggaatgaaggaaagatggaagggagggaggaaaaaaagatggaagggagggaggaaggaaagatggaaggtaggaaggaaggaaagatggaaggtaggaaggaaggaaagatggaagggaaagaggaaggaaggaaagatggaaggatggaaagatgagttattgttcttttttctttctattgatgctcttctattttttctctctgcttgctGCTGCAGGAAtttctcatcttatcttataatTGGTTTAAATTAGACTCTGAACTGAAtgtaattaataaatcagtgtGATAAACGACGACGTGTATCAGCTGGACTCACCTGTGATCGGCAGCAGCTTCCCTCAGAGCGTCTCTGGCCACCTGCGTTGCCTTCCTCCAGCCGGAGATGATGGTCTGTGGGTGAATCTTCTTGGCGATCAGAAGCTCCGCCTCCTGCGATGATCAACAGTGACAAACAGGAAACGGACTGAGTGATTCTTCACATTGTTTAGACATGTGTGAACTGAGCTTTGTTTTGactgtaaaactaaataaataattaaatctcAAACAGGTTTTTACCCTCAGCAGCTCGGCGGCCAGCACAGTGACGGACGTTGTTCCATCTCCGACTTCATCGTCCTGAGTCTTCGACATGTCTGGAAACGCAAACGTGAAACTTTAGCAAAACTTCACATTTATggttaaaaaatgcattaattacTTTAACTCCTTCTTATTAAAAAAGGGACCAGTGTGGAGGCTTTAGTCCGTGGTGATATACTGGTCTCATTCTTGCCGATTAAACTTGTTAAACACCAAATGAATTACTAGAGTTACAGTTTCAGTTATAGTCGAATGTCTTCACTCACCAACCAGGACTTTAGCGGCGGGGTTGTCGACTCCGATGGCTTTCAGGATCGTGGCTCCATCGTTGGTCACCGTCACCAAGCCGCCTTTCCCTCCACCGAGCAAGATCTTATCCTGGAAgacgagaagaagaagaagaactttcATTATATAGATTAGGGTTGCTCGATTATGGAAAAAATTATAATCACGAttattggacatttttttgtacaCTCGGCTTAATGAATTTTCTCTCCAAGCAGCCTTTTATCTGCCGCTTTCcagcttctgtcaaactaacTAAGTGTAGTATAAATAATGCATGAGCGGCTTTCTGCAAACTGTTTCTAAACAACGTTGCACaacagaaaatgacacaaaaatcaTATCCCCCGGATTTTATTCGTTTTGAGATCATTTGGCCCCAAAATCGTAATCACGATCAAATTTCGATTAATTGAGCAGCCTTAATATAGATTATGgttggttttatttaaatttaccAACATTAATATTCAgtcaaataagacaaaaactgaaacacacacgtccaaatgtcttttaatcaaacatgtattaatgactgatggtgtaTTTATGAGTGTAAACTGgtgtagagattaattatgagtcagaatatgatcagtatgtaaagggttaaaaaaaaagaccagaaTTAAACtaatattctttaaaataaacctcCAAACAAAGCTTGAGTCTGTAGTAACTATATGACTCACCATGCCCTTCGGTCCCAGAGTGCTCTTCACCAGATCTCCGATGGCGATGGCGCCAATGAAGGACGACTGAAGATGAAGACAAACACAGTTTTAAAGGTggaattaacataaaaataacaataacagaagATTTCACTTTtctaatataaataaagaaaggaTTCAATGTCAGAATATAATCTCACCAGTCGAGCAGTCTCGGCTTTCTCCTCATCAGCTCCATGTTTGAAGATGTTAACGGGGGCCATCGATAGGGACGCCTGCAGAGAAACACgt encodes:
- the cct2 gene encoding T-complex protein 1 subunit beta, giving the protein MASLSMAPVNIFKHGADEEKAETARLSSFIGAIAIGDLVKSTLGPKGMDKILLGGGKGGLVTVTNDGATILKAIGVDNPAAKVLVDMSKTQDDEVGDGTTSVTVLAAELLREAELLIAKKIHPQTIISGWRKATQVARDALREAAADHSNDPERFKEDLLNISRTTLSSKLLTHHKAHFAQLAVDAVMRLKGSGNLEAIHIIKKLGGSLTDSYLDEGFLLDKKIGVNQPKRMENANILIANTGMDTDKIKIFGSRVRVDSTAKVAEIELAEKEKMKEKVERILKHGINCFINRQLIYNYPEQLFAQAGVMAIEHADFAGVERLALVTGGEITSTFEHPELVKLGHCKLIEEVMIGEDTLLHFSGVAMGEACTIVLRGATQQILDEAERSLHDALCVLAQTVKEPRTVYGGGCSEMLMAKVVTDLANRTPGKEAVAMESFAKALSMLPTIIADNAGYDSADLVAQLRAAHMDNKTTFGLNMSEGTIGNMAELGITESFQVKRQVLLSASEAAEMILRVDNIIKAAPRKRVPDHHPC